One window from the genome of Chloroflexota bacterium encodes:
- a CDS encoding MFS transporter: MALFGRGGSGPATPADADASRPPDDMPMETTSRDFEPPTRTFHTGLFASFHYSDFRLLWIGQLGWSGANWMEQVARNWLVWELTGSGVALGLVNLFRALPQLFMSLPAGVAADRFNKKYVLMACQSMTMTSYVCLLALVLTDLIQLWHIYLFSFLLGISMAFNQPARNALIPSLVPEHIMLNGFALNQVAMNFMRVIAPGIAGLLIGWFDVMAAFVGAVALFAVVIVATIIMKAPGARSVSQTESASGQLREGVSYVLADKNILVVMVVALAVFTFVMPYNTLMPILADNVLDIGAQGFGMLLSVAGIGALIGGLTVAAFGDVRHKGLLFLGSSFGYAFSVFLLGVSPSLGLGILLPMFVMLFIGAGQAIFMTAGNVALMAHAPEELRGRILSVYNLDRGLMPLGSAGGGALADFLSAPIALMLMGGAASAMIAVVGALSSRIRRL; this comes from the coding sequence TTGGCGTTATTCGGCAGAGGAGGCAGCGGCCCCGCAACACCCGCGGACGCTGACGCCTCCCGTCCACCGGACGACATGCCGATGGAGACCACCTCCAGGGACTTCGAGCCTCCCACGCGGACTTTTCACACCGGCCTCTTCGCCTCCTTCCACTACTCGGACTTCCGGCTGCTGTGGATTGGGCAGCTTGGCTGGTCCGGGGCGAACTGGATGGAGCAGGTGGCGCGCAACTGGCTGGTGTGGGAGCTGACGGGTTCGGGCGTGGCGCTGGGGCTGGTGAACCTCTTTCGGGCGCTGCCGCAGCTCTTCATGTCGCTGCCCGCCGGCGTGGCCGCGGACCGCTTCAACAAGAAGTACGTGCTGATGGCGTGCCAGTCCATGACGATGACCAGCTACGTCTGCCTGCTGGCGCTGGTGCTGACCGACCTCATCCAGCTCTGGCACATCTACCTGTTCTCCTTCCTGCTGGGCATTTCCATGGCGTTCAACCAGCCAGCCCGCAACGCGCTCATCCCGAGCCTGGTGCCGGAACACATCATGCTGAACGGCTTTGCGCTGAACCAGGTGGCGATGAACTTCATGCGGGTTATCGCGCCGGGCATCGCGGGGCTGCTCATCGGCTGGTTTGACGTCATGGCTGCGTTTGTGGGGGCGGTGGCGCTGTTCGCGGTGGTGATCGTCGCGACCATCATCATGAAGGCTCCGGGCGCAAGGAGCGTCAGCCAGACGGAGAGCGCGAGCGGGCAGCTCCGCGAGGGCGTTTCATACGTGCTGGCGGACAAGAACATCCTGGTGGTCATGGTGGTGGCGCTGGCGGTCTTCACCTTTGTCATGCCCTACAACACGTTGATGCCGATCCTGGCGGACAACGTGCTGGACATTGGGGCGCAGGGGTTCGGGATGCTGCTGTCCGTGGCGGGCATCGGCGCGCTGATTGGCGGGCTCACGGTCGCGGCGTTCGGCGACGTGCGGCACAAGGGGCTGCTGTTCCTTGGGTCCTCATTCGGGTATGCGTTTTCCGTGTTCCTCCTTGGCGTGTCGCCTAGCCTAGGGCTTGGCATCCTGCTGCCGATGTTCGTGATGCTGTTCATCGGCGCGGGGCAGGCGATCTTCATGACGGCGGGCAACGTGGCGCTGATGGCGCATGCGCCGGAGGAGCTGCGGGGCCGCATTCTGAGCGTGTACAACCTGGACCGGGGGCTCATGCCGCTGGGGT
- a CDS encoding pyridoxal phosphate-dependent aminotransferase has product MTIAAKIQRALESQSWIRQMFELGIHLKQQHGDENVFDLSLGNPILEPPAEVAEALKRLAADPPAGMHRYMPNAGYAETRAAIAGHLAAQTGLPFTGAHTVMTCGAGGALNITFKSILNPGEEVIIFAPFFPEYPFYADNHGATTTVAPTDEAFCPDLDALAPMLSARTKAVLVNSPNNPSGALYPADLLAQLGGLLAQAEEKFGSAIYLISDEPYAQLTYDGAETPPIFNAHPRSILATSFSKNLALPGERIGYVAVNPGCPDAGPLVDALTYCNRVLGFVNAPALMQWLVRDALTASVDISWYQRKRDFLYNELTGMGYSMVKPQGAFYAFPASPNPDDVAFVQELLQWNVLVTPGTGFGSPGHFRISFCLEDRVLEGAMHGFREAIAAYQ; this is encoded by the coding sequence ATGACCATTGCCGCCAAGATCCAGCGGGCGCTGGAGAGCCAGTCATGGATCCGCCAGATGTTCGAGTTGGGCATCCATCTGAAGCAGCAGCATGGGGACGAGAACGTCTTCGACCTGTCACTGGGCAACCCGATTCTGGAGCCGCCGGCGGAGGTGGCCGAGGCGCTGAAGCGGCTGGCGGCGGACCCGCCGGCGGGCATGCACCGCTATATGCCAAACGCGGGGTATGCCGAGACGCGGGCGGCCATCGCGGGGCACCTGGCGGCGCAGACAGGGCTGCCGTTCACGGGGGCCCATACGGTGATGACGTGCGGGGCGGGCGGCGCGCTCAACATCACTTTCAAGTCCATCCTGAACCCGGGCGAAGAGGTCATCATCTTCGCGCCCTTCTTCCCGGAGTACCCGTTCTACGCCGACAACCACGGCGCCACGACGACCGTCGCGCCGACGGACGAGGCGTTCTGCCCGGACCTGGACGCCCTGGCGCCGATGCTCTCGGCGCGGACGAAGGCGGTGCTGGTGAACTCGCCGAACAACCCGAGCGGGGCGCTGTATCCGGCCGACCTGCTGGCGCAGCTCGGCGGGCTGCTGGCGCAGGCGGAGGAGAAGTTCGGCAGCGCCATCTACCTCATCAGCGACGAGCCGTACGCGCAGCTGACGTACGACGGGGCCGAGACGCCGCCAATCTTCAACGCGCATCCTCGATCGATCCTGGCGACGTCGTTCTCGAAGAACCTGGCGCTGCCGGGGGAGCGCATCGGCTACGTCGCCGTCAACCCGGGGTGCCCCGACGCGGGGCCGCTGGTCGACGCGCTCACGTACTGCAACCGGGTGCTGGGCTTTGTGAACGCGCCGGCGCTAATGCAGTGGCTGGTGCGGGACGCGCTGACGGCGAGCGTCGACATCTCGTGGTACCAGCGAAAGCGGGACTTCCTGTACAACGAGCTGACGGGCATGGGCTACAGCATGGTCAAGCCGCAGGGGGCCTTCTACGCCTTCCCGGCCTCGCCGAACCCCGACGACGTGGCCTTTGTGCAGGAGCTGCTGCAGTGGAACGTGCTGGTGACGCCGGGGACGGGGTTCGGGTCGCCGGGGCACTTCCGTATCTCCTTCTGCCTGGAGGATCGGGTGCTGGAGGGGGCGATGCACGGCTTTCGGGAGGCGATTGCCGCGTACCAGTAA
- a CDS encoding Rieske 2Fe-2S domain-containing protein — MLTREENELLCRVGPGTPMGELMREYWMPVTFDWELERDGQPQRVRVLGEDLLAWRDSDGRPGISQERCPHRGAGFFFGRNEKGGLRCAYHGWKFDVDGNCMEMPNEPPNSNFKHKVKITAYKAVDFGGMVWAYMGQDQDNPPQVPQFEFGLVPEEQRGYSHRFIYECNWMQALEGELDSTHIYFLHSRLNKEDSPKYGLYHPGQTARFHIANKEYGMMYGAERDEDGNKYWRVAHFLFPIYGMFPAINRGIVPMSIFMPIDDNYTMHFGVHWHPTKPLEGSRRPNFELSDEPGVLGPTGPMKPEQKGKFYANWWAEISPETDFHMDLWAKKNRNFTGIPSVRQQDAALEWSMGSIMDRTREHLGTADAAIIRTRRKLIASARAFAEDGTPPPGSQNPEWYTVRSCETVLPPEDDWQKALEPWVTAATTDYPDPCDTGRAVAAGLGGRGLSSS, encoded by the coding sequence ATGCTCACAAGGGAAGAGAACGAACTGCTCTGCCGGGTCGGCCCCGGCACGCCCATGGGCGAGCTCATGCGCGAGTACTGGATGCCCGTCACATTCGACTGGGAGCTGGAGCGCGACGGTCAGCCCCAGCGCGTCCGCGTCCTCGGCGAGGACCTCCTCGCCTGGCGCGACTCCGATGGCCGGCCGGGCATCTCGCAGGAACGCTGCCCCCACCGCGGCGCCGGCTTCTTCTTCGGCCGCAACGAGAAGGGTGGCCTCCGCTGCGCCTACCACGGCTGGAAGTTCGACGTGGACGGCAACTGCATGGAAATGCCCAACGAGCCGCCCAACAGCAACTTCAAGCACAAGGTGAAGATCACGGCCTACAAGGCCGTCGACTTCGGCGGCATGGTCTGGGCCTACATGGGCCAGGACCAGGACAACCCGCCGCAGGTCCCGCAGTTCGAGTTCGGCCTCGTGCCGGAGGAGCAGCGTGGCTACTCCCACAGGTTCATCTATGAGTGCAACTGGATGCAGGCGCTGGAAGGCGAGCTCGACTCCACCCACATCTACTTCCTCCACAGCCGCCTGAACAAGGAAGACTCTCCCAAGTACGGCCTCTACCACCCCGGCCAGACCGCCAGGTTCCACATCGCCAACAAGGAATACGGGATGATGTACGGCGCCGAGCGGGATGAGGACGGGAACAAGTATTGGCGCGTGGCCCACTTCCTCTTCCCCATCTACGGCATGTTCCCCGCGATCAACCGCGGGATCGTCCCCATGTCCATCTTCATGCCCATCGACGACAACTACACCATGCACTTCGGCGTCCATTGGCACCCCACGAAGCCGCTCGAGGGCTCCCGCCGCCCGAATTTCGAGCTGTCGGACGAGCCGGGCGTGCTCGGTCCGACAGGCCCGATGAAGCCCGAGCAGAAGGGCAAGTTCTACGCTAACTGGTGGGCGGAGATAAGCCCCGAGACCGATTTCCACATGGACCTGTGGGCCAAGAAGAACCGCAACTTCACCGGCATCCCCAGCGTGCGGCAGCAGGACGCCGCCCTTGAGTGGAGCATGGGCTCCATCATGGACCGCACCCGCGAGCACCTCGGCACCGCCGACGCCGCCATCATCCGCACGCGCCGCAAGCTCATCGCCTCTGCCCGCGCCTTCGCCGAGGATGGCACGCCGCCGCCGGGCTCGCAGAACCCTGAGTGGTACACCGTGCGCTCCTGTGAAACGGTGCTCCCTCCCGAAGACGACTGGCAGAAGGCGCTTGAACCGTGGGTCACCGCCGCCACGACGGACTACCCGGACCCGTGCGACACGGGCCGCGCAGTCGCAGCCGGCTTGGGCGGCAGGGGACTCAGCTCGTCCTGA
- the rsmI gene encoding 16S rRNA (cytidine(1402)-2'-O)-methyltransferase gives MPNLYVIATPIGNLEDISARALRLLGEVAVIASEDTRTTRKLLTHFGIRTRLLSFQEHNAAARIPQLLQTLADHDVALVSEAGTPGVSDPGASLVAAATAQGATVIPVPGPSAVTAAVSASGFSGDRFRFIGWPPRRAADRRRAFEAHAAETDTLVALESPRRVLATLAAMLAAWGDRRVAVCRELTKLHEEVFHGTLQDALDHFTEPRGEFTLVIEGASPSKPADTAVATDDARRQLAMHRAEGLTARDAVAAVVRATGLPRRAVYALWLEFAGDTEDGET, from the coding sequence ATGCCGAACCTGTACGTCATCGCCACACCGATTGGAAACCTGGAGGACATCTCCGCCCGCGCCCTGCGATTGCTCGGCGAGGTGGCCGTCATCGCCTCCGAGGACACCCGCACGACCCGCAAGCTGCTCACGCATTTCGGCATCCGCACACGGCTGCTCAGCTTCCAGGAGCACAACGCCGCCGCCCGCATCCCGCAGCTCCTTCAGACCCTCGCCGACCACGATGTCGCCCTTGTATCCGAAGCGGGCACACCCGGCGTCAGCGACCCCGGCGCAAGCCTCGTCGCCGCCGCGACGGCGCAGGGCGCGACGGTCATTCCCGTGCCGGGGCCGTCGGCCGTCACCGCTGCCGTGTCCGCGTCCGGCTTCTCCGGCGACCGCTTCCGCTTCATCGGCTGGCCCCCGCGCCGCGCCGCCGACCGTAGGCGCGCTTTCGAGGCCCACGCCGCCGAGACTGACACCCTCGTCGCCTTGGAATCCCCCCGCCGCGTCCTCGCGACGCTCGCCGCCATGCTCGCGGCGTGGGGCGATCGCCGCGTCGCAGTCTGCCGCGAGCTCACCAAGCTCCACGAGGAGGTCTTCCACGGCACCCTGCAGGACGCCCTCGACCACTTCACCGAGCCCCGCGGCGAGTTCACCCTCGTCATCGAGGGCGCGTCGCCCAGCAAGCCCGCGGACACGGCGGTGGCCACTGACGACGCCCGTCGCCAGCTTGCGATGCACCGCGCCGAGGGTCTTACTGCTCGGGACGCCGTCGCCGCAGTAGTCCGTGCGACCGGGTTGCCGCGCCGCGCCGTCTACGCCCTCTGGCTGGAATTCGCCGGCGACACCGAGGACGGGGAAACATAG
- a CDS encoding cobalamin-independent methionine synthase II family protein gives MIRSTDRIMTMHAGTLPRPQEMRERVMAKSRGEQVDDAQLTADIRRVIKENIGLQIANGIDSINDGELSKSSFSNYLRERLGGIEIRPADENTPRMGAIGGRDLMYFPEYFEAGRYRAGAATGQNRGDQTVCVGPITYVGHADVQADIDNFKAGLEGVSAPETFLPAITPGTVEHWLKNEYYSTAEEFLYAIGDALAIEYKAIVDAGFLLQIDDPDLPDAWQIHPEMDVPQYRAFAQLRVDALNHALRDIPEESIRFHTCWGSYHGPHMFDIELADIADIILNVKAAGYSIEASNPRHDHDWAVWKDIDWPDGKVLIPGVIGHATDFIEHPELVAQRLVRYANIVGKENVMAGTDCGIGSRVGHPNICWSKFKAMSDGAAIATKELWG, from the coding sequence GTGATTCGAAGCACTGACAGGATCATGACCATGCACGCTGGCACGCTGCCGAGGCCCCAGGAAATGCGGGAACGGGTCATGGCAAAGAGCCGCGGCGAGCAGGTGGACGATGCACAGTTGACCGCCGACATCCGGCGGGTCATCAAGGAGAACATTGGCCTCCAGATCGCGAACGGCATCGACAGCATCAACGACGGAGAGTTGAGCAAGTCGAGCTTCAGCAACTACCTGCGCGAGCGTCTCGGCGGCATCGAGATCCGCCCCGCTGACGAGAATACGCCGCGCATGGGCGCCATCGGCGGCCGCGACCTCATGTACTTCCCGGAGTATTTTGAGGCCGGGCGGTACCGCGCGGGCGCCGCCACCGGACAGAACCGTGGGGACCAGACCGTGTGCGTAGGCCCCATCACCTACGTCGGCCACGCCGACGTCCAGGCCGACATCGACAACTTCAAGGCCGGCCTGGAGGGCGTCAGCGCGCCCGAGACCTTCCTCCCCGCCATCACCCCCGGCACCGTCGAGCACTGGCTCAAGAACGAGTACTACTCCACCGCAGAGGAGTTCCTCTACGCCATCGGCGACGCCCTCGCCATCGAGTACAAGGCCATAGTCGACGCCGGCTTCCTCCTGCAGATCGACGACCCTGACCTCCCCGACGCGTGGCAGATCCACCCGGAGATGGACGTGCCCCAGTACCGCGCCTTCGCCCAGCTTCGAGTTGACGCCCTCAACCACGCCCTGCGGGACATCCCAGAGGAGAGCATCCGCTTCCACACCTGCTGGGGCAGCTACCACGGCCCCCACATGTTCGACATCGAATTGGCCGACATCGCCGACATCATCCTCAACGTCAAGGCCGCCGGCTACTCCATCGAGGCCTCCAACCCGCGCCACGACCACGATTGGGCCGTCTGGAAGGACATCGACTGGCCCGACGGCAAGGTCCTCATCCCCGGCGTCATCGGCCACGCCACCGACTTCATCGAGCACCCCGAGCTGGTCGCCCAGCGGCTCGTCCGCTACGCCAACATCGTCGGCAAGGAGAACGTCATGGCGGGCACGGACTGCGGCATCGGCTCCCGCGTCGGCCACCCCAACATCTGCTGGTCCAAGTTCAAGGCAATGTCCGACGGCGCCGCCATCGCCACCAAGGAGCTCTGGGGCTAG